In one Sphingobacterium daejeonense genomic region, the following are encoded:
- a CDS encoding nucleoside hydrolase, which translates to MGKPTPKWIHLLISIMFIFGHVQNSMASKINNPDSSKIKVIFDTDMGPDYDDIGAIALLHAFADRGEIEILATVASDSHQDIPATIEVYNRYFKKDNIPVGKTTNPLAPNFTAANNWNRKIIELFCPELLNKKYHPSVEIYRKVLAEQPDNSVTIVTVGFMTNIAELLKSKADKYSNLTGQELVNQKVKNWVAMAGAFPQGKEFNIHEDAESAKYAFENFQKPILFTASKLGTK; encoded by the coding sequence ATGGGTAAGCCTACGCCAAAATGGATTCATCTGTTGATTTCCATCATGTTCATATTTGGTCATGTCCAAAATTCAATGGCCTCGAAAATCAACAACCCAGATTCCTCCAAAATCAAAGTGATTTTTGATACAGATATGGGACCCGACTATGACGACATCGGTGCCATAGCCTTGTTGCATGCTTTTGCAGACCGAGGTGAAATTGAGATATTGGCAACTGTGGCTAGTGATTCTCATCAAGACATCCCTGCAACCATTGAGGTATATAATCGATATTTCAAAAAAGATAATATCCCCGTTGGAAAGACAACAAATCCTTTGGCTCCAAACTTCACCGCTGCAAACAATTGGAATAGAAAAATAATCGAACTATTCTGCCCCGAATTGTTGAATAAAAAGTATCATCCTTCAGTGGAAATCTATAGAAAAGTACTGGCAGAACAACCCGATAACAGCGTAACAATAGTGACAGTAGGGTTTATGACCAATATTGCAGAATTACTAAAATCTAAAGCAGATAAATATTCTAACTTAACCGGACAGGAATTAGTGAACCAAAAAGTGAAAAACTGGGTGGCAATGGCTGGGGCCTTTCCGCAAGGAAAAGAATTCAATATTCACGAAGACGCTGAATCAGCAAAATATGCTTTTGAGAATTTCCAAAAGCCTATCCTTTTTACGGCTTCGAAATTGGGGACAAAATAA
- a CDS encoding DUF892 family protein — protein MAKQESNKDSTLENVVQALATDNSETRKTNGEEKQGPLYKFFLDGLKDVYYVENVLIDALKKLEDASTTEELKDAFEDHRLQTKKHVSRIEKIFSHLDEEPEQKECAAINGIITEAEEIIKSTPEGSMTRDAALIIAAQKAEHYEIATYGGLAQIAITMGWKKVADLLEDTLDEEEETDLDLTEIAEAFINLDAEMES, from the coding sequence ATGGCAAAACAAGAATCAAATAAGGACTCTACATTGGAAAATGTGGTGCAGGCCTTAGCAACAGATAATAGCGAAACTCGAAAAACAAACGGTGAAGAGAAGCAGGGACCTTTGTACAAATTCTTCCTTGATGGTCTTAAGGATGTCTATTATGTTGAAAATGTATTGATCGATGCCTTAAAAAAATTAGAAGATGCTTCAACAACCGAAGAGTTAAAAGATGCATTTGAAGACCATCGACTTCAAACCAAAAAACATGTCAGTAGAATTGAAAAAATCTTCAGTCATTTGGATGAAGAACCTGAACAAAAAGAATGCGCTGCAATAAATGGTATAATTACAGAAGCGGAAGAGATCATTAAGTCTACTCCTGAGGGATCAATGACCAGGGATGCAGCACTAATAATTGCTGCACAAAAAGCCGAACATTATGAAATCGCTACATATGGAGGATTGGCACAAATCGCCATTACAATGGGATGGAAGAAAGTTGCCGACTTATTGGAAGATACCTTAGATGAGGAGGAAGAAACAGATCTTGATCTTACCGAAATAGCTGAAGCATTCATTAATCTAGACGCAGAAATGGAGAGTTGA
- a CDS encoding KGG domain-containing protein — protein sequence MDLGTLQNDEEYDDDYDEEDYDDYDDYDESDEYDNRYAEDDYDEDYSDRRGRSSSNTPRDDQGRFTSDRRGNRSSSSGPGRSSMSDGRSNRGRSSSTNRGSSSSGSSKRGFAAMSKADRSRIAAMGGHASHVGERSGRSGFGGRRNG from the coding sequence ATGGATTTAGGGACGCTTCAAAATGACGAGGAATACGATGACGATTATGATGAAGAGGATTATGATGATTATGATGATTATGATGAATCCGATGAATATGATAATCGATATGCTGAAGATGATTACGATGAAGACTATTCGGACAGACGAGGAAGAAGTAGTTCCAATACTCCCAGGGACGACCAAGGACGCTTTACTTCTGATAGACGAGGTAATCGTTCTTCTAGTTCCGGACCAGGAAGATCTAGTATGAGCGATGGAAGATCAAACAGGGGCCGTTCTTCGAGTACAAATCGAGGGTCGTCATCAAGTGGCAGTTCCAAACGTGGTTTTGCAGCAATGAGCAAGGCTGACCGTAGCAGAATCGCAGCAATGGGTGGACACGCATCACATGTGGGCGAACGGTCAGGACGATCAGGTTTCGGAGGAAGAAGAAACGGATAA
- a CDS encoding Crp/Fnr family transcriptional regulator, whose translation MEIDEKILRRAGASILRCNKGEIIFMEGETPHCYMQIIRGQVKLNSYDHDGKEFIQNILEDGDSLAESIIIASTVYPMNAIALKQSTIIKLPKERLLGLLETKPELLMDLCNSMANRLNQKIFMLQNNSIKCPKEKIKGLLNYMRRFKSSNSDFSFEIPLTRQQIANIIGLTVETVIRNIKILESENLLMIKNRKIFV comes from the coding sequence ATGGAAATTGATGAAAAAATTTTAAGAAGGGCAGGAGCATCTATTTTAAGATGTAATAAAGGTGAGATAATATTCATGGAAGGAGAAACGCCTCATTGCTATATGCAAATTATTAGAGGGCAAGTCAAATTAAACTCATATGACCATGATGGAAAAGAGTTTATTCAAAACATCCTGGAGGATGGGGATAGTTTGGCAGAATCTATCATTATTGCATCTACTGTTTATCCAATGAATGCAATTGCCCTAAAGCAAAGTACGATCATAAAACTTCCTAAAGAGAGACTGTTGGGTTTGTTGGAAACTAAACCTGAATTATTGATGGATTTATGCAATAGTATGGCAAATAGATTGAATCAGAAAATATTCATGCTTCAAAACAATTCTATTAAATGCCCCAAAGAAAAAATAAAAGGTCTTTTGAATTATATGCGAAGATTTAAATCAAGCAATTCAGATTTTTCCTTCGAGATTCCATTAACACGCCAGCAGATTGCCAATATAATTGGCTTGACTGTAGAAACGGTGATTAGAAACATTAAAATATTGGAAAGCGAAAATTTATTGATGATCAAGAACCGGAAAATATTTGTGTAA
- a CDS encoding DUF6766 family protein — protein MSAKKGFFYKNGLSLTFVTLFLIALIGQAYFGWMENNGHLQESGYPSIALLEYLKTGHFISATFENFQSEFLQMSLYVILTVSLRQIGSAESKSLDKMEEVDREPDPHKNDAPKPVKKGGWRLFLYKRSLSIAFVLLFVLSWSGHLYGSFKEYNLDQKINNKAQIDLMDYLIKPKFWFESFQNWQSEFISVAAIIVLTIFLRQKGSPESKPVDAAHMETGK, from the coding sequence ATGAGTGCTAAAAAAGGATTTTTTTATAAAAATGGATTGTCCCTAACTTTTGTAACGTTGTTTTTGATAGCGCTCATTGGCCAGGCTTATTTCGGATGGATGGAAAACAATGGACACTTACAAGAATCTGGGTATCCAAGTATAGCATTGTTGGAATATCTAAAAACAGGTCATTTTATTTCCGCGACTTTTGAAAATTTCCAAAGTGAGTTCTTACAGATGTCGTTATATGTAATCCTAACGGTTTCACTAAGACAAATAGGTTCAGCGGAATCAAAATCATTGGATAAGATGGAAGAAGTAGATAGAGAACCAGATCCGCATAAGAATGATGCTCCTAAACCGGTTAAAAAAGGAGGCTGGCGATTATTCTTATACAAAAGATCTCTCTCAATCGCCTTCGTATTGTTATTTGTGCTAAGCTGGTCCGGACATTTATACGGTAGTTTTAAAGAATATAATCTCGATCAAAAGATCAATAATAAAGCACAAATAGATTTGATGGACTACCTTATAAAACCCAAATTTTGGTTCGAGTCATTCCAGAATTGGCAGAGTGAATTTATTTCAGTTGCAGCAATCATAGTATTAACGATTTTCTTAAGACAAAAAGGATCTCCGGAGTCAAAACCTGTAGATGCCGCACATATGGAAACAGGAAAGTAA
- a CDS encoding Pycsar system effector family protein, translating to MVYEILITEIENYLLTLVPEQASEYCFHNGHHTKDVVMAAQEMADYYSLNSEDRFIVVCAAYFHDTGYLSGGAEGHEERSTKIAEDFLTAHNVSDLVIQRVKSCILATKMPQSPRNLLESILCDADLFHLGTQDFEGRNKLMLQEYEYSNGTKIDKSTWRNHTIQLMDQHSFHTEYAQKKLNIGKAKNLEGLLKKQKKALTKLEVETEKLKKPERGIETMFRITSANSQRLSDMADNKSNILLTVNSIILSIVVAVLLKALDSNPHLIIPTVLLMSTSVSTMVLAILATIPKIPTGYFSEEEVKNKSVNLLFFGNFYKTKFEDYQGAMNKAMDDKDFLYGMLTKDVYSQGVVLGRKYQLLRYAYGIFMCGLVLSIAAFCIAVLFSK from the coding sequence ATGGTTTATGAAATTTTAATAACTGAGATAGAAAACTATCTCCTCACATTGGTTCCGGAGCAAGCTTCGGAATATTGTTTTCACAATGGTCATCATACCAAAGATGTTGTTATGGCAGCTCAGGAAATGGCCGATTACTATTCTTTAAATTCTGAGGACCGATTTATTGTTGTTTGTGCAGCTTATTTCCATGATACAGGCTATTTATCCGGAGGGGCTGAGGGTCATGAAGAGCGCAGTACAAAGATTGCTGAGGATTTCTTGACAGCGCACAATGTTTCAGATTTAGTTATTCAAAGAGTAAAATCCTGTATTCTAGCCACTAAAATGCCTCAATCTCCTAGGAACCTTTTGGAAAGCATCTTATGCGATGCAGATTTATTTCATTTGGGTACCCAAGATTTTGAGGGACGCAATAAGTTGATGCTGCAGGAGTACGAATATAGCAATGGAACTAAAATCGACAAATCAACTTGGCGCAATCATACCATACAACTTATGGATCAACATTCTTTTCATACGGAATATGCCCAGAAGAAATTGAATATCGGTAAAGCCAAGAATCTTGAAGGTTTGTTGAAAAAACAAAAGAAAGCATTGACGAAACTAGAAGTTGAGACTGAAAAATTAAAAAAACCAGAAAGAGGAATTGAAACCATGTTCAGGATAACATCTGCAAATAGTCAGCGCTTGAGCGACATGGCAGATAACAAGTCCAATATTCTACTTACTGTCAACTCAATTATCCTATCAATCGTTGTTGCTGTATTATTAAAGGCTTTGGACAGCAATCCCCATCTGATTATCCCAACTGTTTTACTGATGTCTACATCTGTATCTACTATGGTTTTGGCCATATTGGCTACCATCCCCAAAATCCCAACAGGATATTTTAGTGAGGAGGAAGTAAAAAACAAGTCTGTGAATTTGTTGTTTTTTGGAAACTTCTACAAGACAAAATTTGAAGATTATCAAGGAGCAATGAATAAAGCCATGGATGACAAGGATTTTCTATATGGCATGCTCACAAAAGATGTTTATTCTCAAGGGGTTGTACTTGGCAGGAAGTATCAGCTATTACGCTATGCCTACGGTATTTTTATGTGTGGATTAGTATTATCAATTGCTGCATTCTGTATTGCGGTATTATTTTCGAAATAA
- a CDS encoding metallophosphoesterase: protein MRFYLSLFFLFLFQLLFSQEITQRLIIFGDAGEINSKQSFLIQYANKLTIKDKTKAFFIGDNIYPSGMGLTAAESEETGNILRSQFEGFRSLNVPVYFLAGNHDWDHSGKNGLAKLKAQEEFLHSFNDKDLRFLPKAGMLTPEIIQITDKVVAIVYDSEFWLFPHHNKSIDTEKDQFIEDLRKMVNENLDKTILMISHHPMVTYGDHSLIYSWKDHIFPLTDAWPPLYIPLPGIGSLYPLFRTHVTKSPEDIKHPLYQELIQRATSITENHPKVLFISGHDHGLQYIEKGKIRQVVSGSGSKQSHIHKRKPLKYGYNKQGFSMIDILEGNEIKVVYYIDNPKDSLTKSYETVVDFKDKP from the coding sequence ATGCGGTTTTATTTATCATTATTTTTTCTCTTTTTATTTCAGCTTTTATTTTCCCAAGAGATAACGCAAAGATTAATCATCTTTGGAGATGCCGGGGAAATCAATAGTAAGCAGAGTTTTTTGATTCAATACGCCAATAAATTAACCATTAAGGACAAGACAAAGGCTTTCTTCATAGGTGACAATATTTATCCATCAGGTATGGGATTGACAGCGGCCGAAAGTGAAGAGACTGGTAATATCTTGCGGTCACAGTTTGAAGGCTTTAGATCTTTAAATGTTCCCGTTTATTTTTTGGCTGGAAATCATGATTGGGATCATTCTGGTAAAAATGGACTTGCCAAACTAAAAGCTCAGGAGGAGTTTTTACATAGTTTCAATGACAAGGATCTCCGTTTTCTACCAAAAGCTGGTATGTTGACTCCAGAAATCATACAAATTACGGATAAGGTTGTTGCCATTGTTTATGACAGTGAATTTTGGCTCTTTCCACACCATAATAAAAGTATTGATACTGAAAAGGATCAGTTTATTGAAGATTTGCGGAAAATGGTCAATGAAAATTTAGATAAGACCATTTTGATGATTTCCCATCATCCTATGGTGACCTATGGCGACCATAGTTTAATATACAGTTGGAAAGATCATATTTTCCCTTTGACAGATGCTTGGCCGCCGCTCTATATTCCATTGCCGGGAATAGGTTCACTATACCCATTGTTCAGAACCCATGTCACTAAATCTCCTGAAGATATAAAGCATCCTCTCTATCAAGAATTGATACAGAGGGCAACCTCAATTACGGAGAATCATCCCAAGGTACTATTTATTTCAGGACATGACCACGGGCTTCAATATATAGAAAAGGGAAAGATACGTCAAGTGGTAAGTGGATCGGGGTCAAAACAATCCCACATTCACAAAAGAAAACCACTGAAATATGGCTATAACAAACAGGGATTTAGTATGATCGATATCCTTGAGGGCAATGAAATCAAGGTTGTCTATTATATTGATAATCCAAAGGATTCCTTAACAAAATCATATGAAACGGTTGTGGACTTTAAGGACAAGCCGTAA
- a CDS encoding GAF domain-containing protein, translating to MKLNDTPILSPELGKNSVILRDDLFYEHYYNKGALYQYLENPTILAFGVEEGIDSENSKLKDVLKNSGIVSYACFPLVSNHNLVGLFEVYSNEGTVLTRNMLIQVQSFHDLMKQLANEIVLSFRNELNNIILTSIYRTATCCSMEIQSSSSTIFR from the coding sequence TTGAAACTAAATGACACCCCTATTCTTTCACCCGAATTGGGAAAAAATAGCGTTATCCTCAGAGATGATTTGTTTTATGAGCATTACTACAACAAAGGTGCTTTATATCAATACCTAGAAAATCCTACCATATTAGCTTTTGGGGTGGAAGAAGGCATAGATTCAGAGAATTCCAAATTAAAGGATGTCCTTAAGAATTCCGGCATTGTATCCTATGCATGTTTCCCTTTAGTGAGCAATCACAACTTGGTGGGATTATTTGAAGTTTATTCAAATGAAGGTACCGTTTTGACGAGGAATATGTTGATTCAGGTTCAATCTTTTCATGACTTGATGAAACAGTTGGCGAATGAAATTGTACTCAGTTTCAGGAATGAGCTCAACAACATCATATTAACATCGATATACCGCACTGCAACCTGCTGTAGCATGGAAATTCAATCAAGTAGCAGCACAATATTTAGGTGA
- a CDS encoding BamA/TamA family outer membrane protein — MRLIGGKEYDKFSATDAFSNGKRTYLYDSKIKESNTLNNLKDIKYRLKNDSSVHQYQYDNFVYDRKGVLVNLNYGIDRGFIVGAGYLIENQGFRKSPYAYRHEFLASYLTGRGSFIFEYKGNVKKIVGEQDLAIDFKALGPFNQSNFFGYGNNTIYQKGGDLGISYYRNRYDLINTDIFLEYSPIENAKLFYGSSSEFYTSKAKNNDEQFFSKFDQTNPGENIFDHKFFTGATVGLDYDTRDNKSNAKHGMRLFSRLDWKSEINGQKRNYTSLENTISFYKTVFNDRLTFANRTGVQAVWGDPYFYQHAQIGGELSLRGFNSQRFTGKTALYNNLDARLKLFSFSSYLLPGTVGLIGFYDIGRVWMPEEKSDQWHMGSGGGIYFMPGDLMTIQATVGISKEAVLPYIRMGLSF, encoded by the coding sequence TTGCGGTTGATCGGAGGTAAGGAATATGATAAATTTAGTGCAACAGATGCTTTTTCAAATGGAAAAAGAACTTACTTGTACGATAGCAAAATTAAGGAAAGTAATACACTCAATAATCTTAAGGATATTAAATATCGTTTAAAAAACGACAGTTCTGTACATCAATATCAATATGACAATTTTGTTTACGACCGCAAAGGCGTATTGGTCAATTTAAATTATGGCATAGACCGAGGTTTTATTGTTGGCGCAGGATATCTAATAGAGAACCAAGGATTTCGCAAATCACCGTATGCTTATAGACATGAATTTTTGGCAAGCTATCTGACTGGTAGAGGGTCATTTATTTTTGAGTATAAAGGAAATGTAAAGAAGATTGTGGGTGAACAAGATCTAGCTATAGATTTTAAAGCGTTGGGACCATTTAATCAAAGTAACTTCTTTGGTTATGGCAACAATACAATCTACCAAAAGGGCGGCGACTTAGGTATATCGTACTATAGAAATCGTTATGATTTGATCAATACAGATATATTTCTAGAGTATTCTCCAATTGAAAATGCAAAACTATTCTATGGTTCTAGTTCTGAATTCTATACTAGTAAAGCTAAAAACAATGACGAACAATTTTTCTCCAAATTTGACCAAACCAATCCTGGTGAAAACATCTTTGACCATAAGTTTTTCACAGGAGCCACTGTTGGGTTGGACTATGATACGAGAGACAATAAATCTAATGCTAAACATGGCATGAGATTATTCTCACGTCTAGATTGGAAATCAGAGATAAATGGACAGAAGAGGAATTACACAAGCTTAGAGAACACGATTAGTTTTTACAAAACTGTATTTAATGATCGATTGACGTTTGCAAACCGTACAGGTGTACAAGCTGTTTGGGGCGATCCATATTTTTATCAACATGCACAAATTGGGGGTGAACTGTCATTAAGAGGGTTTAATTCACAACGATTTACCGGAAAAACTGCGCTATATAATAATTTGGATGCACGTCTGAAGTTATTTAGCTTCAGTTCTTATTTATTACCAGGAACTGTTGGGTTGATAGGTTTTTATGATATCGGAAGAGTTTGGATGCCAGAAGAAAAGTCAGACCAATGGCATATGGGATCTGGTGGAGGAATATACTTTATGCCGGGCGATTTAATGACCATCCAAGCTACAGTTGGAATAAGCAAAGAGGCTGTCTTGCCTTATATTAGAATGGGACTGTCTTTTTAA
- a CDS encoding ArsR/SmtB family transcription factor — METRRDIFQAIADPTRRAIIALIALQAMTPNAIAEHFQSSRQAISKHLKILSECELITQEQRGREIYYQLELDKMQEIDQWLEQFRKIWETKFNQLDSVLENLKNQKK; from the coding sequence ATGGAAACCAGAAGAGATATTTTTCAAGCTATTGCAGACCCTACTCGCCGAGCAATTATTGCATTAATTGCCTTACAAGCTATGACCCCTAATGCCATCGCGGAGCACTTCCAGAGTTCCCGACAGGCTATTTCAAAACATCTTAAGATTTTGTCTGAATGTGAATTGATCACCCAAGAACAAAGAGGTCGCGAGATTTATTATCAGCTTGAATTAGACAAAATGCAGGAAATAGACCAATGGTTGGAACAATTCCGCAAGATTTGGGAAACTAAGTTCAACCAATTGGATAGTGTTTTAGAAAACCTAAAAAACCAGAAAAAATGA
- a CDS encoding SRPBCC family protein: protein MVWQAWTTASILEQWVTPKPWHAETKTMDFREGGFWLYAMISPEGEKHWSRYDYQKIEPQQKIIELRGFSDETGLVDPNFPRTSCTNIFSEKEGKTLVEVSAEYGSLEVLEYMATHGFKEGMNASLQNLDELLEQLKR from the coding sequence TTGGTATGGCAAGCATGGACTACAGCTTCAATCCTTGAACAATGGGTAACTCCTAAACCTTGGCATGCAGAGACCAAAACAATGGATTTTCGTGAAGGTGGATTTTGGCTATATGCGATGATCAGCCCAGAAGGAGAAAAACATTGGAGTAGATATGATTACCAAAAAATAGAACCACAACAAAAAATTATAGAATTAAGAGGATTCAGTGATGAAACAGGGCTAGTGGACCCAAACTTTCCAAGAACTTCTTGCACCAATATATTTAGTGAAAAAGAGGGGAAAACATTGGTTGAGGTGTCAGCTGAATATGGAAGTTTGGAAGTCTTGGAATATATGGCAACCCATGGATTCAAAGAAGGAATGAACGCCAGTCTACAAAATTTAGATGAACTCTTAGAACAGCTAAAACGTTAA
- a CDS encoding enolase C-terminal domain-like protein: protein MKRRDFINALNISLASSMLISSKSYGTDILSSLDLPYQQKDLALHKIDSVVFSRVKLNYPRLVGKNAKLDLHGYGPDLDICVLRTDQGAMGWASLRGSKQNAEKLIPELIGKKVSDLFSTKTGTLSEKNIPFDIALHDLAGVILQKPVYELLGKKDPFITKYYSGMIYFDDLEPKDKPAGIDRILEECQFDYGVGYRQFKLKIGRGHKWMPATEGLKRDIEVTKAVAAAFPDCEILVDGNNGFTSDEFIKYLQAIAGIKLFWIEEPFHETVEDYQKLRQFVKAEKLNTLLADGEADPDQAFLKKLFEQKLLDVQLTDIEGLGFTNWRKMMPELVKTGTYASPHAWGSLLKTNYTAHLAGGLGNTVTIEGVTSSSEDVDLTAYTVKDGKLIPPKLPGFGMQLLKTIG from the coding sequence ATGAAAAGAAGAGACTTTATAAATGCTTTAAATATAAGCCTGGCTTCATCCATGCTTATATCTTCTAAATCCTACGGAACAGATATACTTTCCTCTTTAGATTTACCCTACCAACAAAAGGATCTAGCGTTACATAAAATAGATAGCGTTGTTTTTTCTCGGGTAAAATTAAATTATCCTCGACTTGTAGGCAAGAATGCTAAGCTTGATTTACATGGATATGGTCCAGATCTAGATATTTGTGTTCTGCGCACCGACCAAGGTGCAATGGGATGGGCATCCCTGCGAGGCTCTAAACAAAACGCGGAAAAGCTAATTCCAGAACTGATAGGAAAGAAGGTATCAGACCTCTTTTCAACAAAAACAGGAACCTTGTCTGAGAAAAACATCCCTTTTGACATTGCATTGCATGACCTCGCCGGTGTTATCCTACAAAAACCAGTATATGAACTTCTTGGCAAAAAAGATCCATTTATTACCAAGTATTATAGTGGCATGATTTATTTCGATGATCTAGAACCCAAAGATAAACCTGCCGGGATTGACCGCATCTTGGAAGAATGCCAGTTTGACTATGGTGTTGGTTATAGACAGTTTAAATTGAAAATTGGAAGAGGTCACAAATGGATGCCTGCTACTGAAGGATTAAAACGTGATATCGAAGTAACCAAAGCCGTTGCAGCAGCATTTCCAGATTGTGAAATCTTAGTAGATGGCAATAATGGTTTTACTTCGGATGAATTCATAAAATATTTACAGGCTATAGCTGGCATTAAGCTGTTTTGGATCGAAGAACCCTTTCATGAGACCGTCGAAGATTACCAAAAACTAAGACAATTTGTAAAAGCAGAAAAACTAAATACACTTTTAGCCGATGGAGAAGCCGATCCTGATCAAGCATTCCTGAAAAAACTGTTTGAGCAGAAGCTTCTTGATGTTCAACTTACAGATATTGAAGGCCTCGGATTTACGAACTGGCGCAAAATGATGCCTGAATTGGTGAAAACCGGTACCTATGCATCGCCACACGCTTGGGGATCATTATTAAAAACAAACTATACCGCACACCTAGCCGGAGGGTTAGGAAATACAGTCACTATAGAAGGGGTAACCAGCAGTTCTGAGGATGTAGACCTGACAGCCTATACCGTTAAAGATGGGAAACTGATTCCGCCCAAGCTCCCAGGATTTGGAATGCAACTACTCAAAACGATAGGTTAG
- a CDS encoding DUF6496 domain-containing protein encodes MAKYSEKASDKVEKSMHEMKEGKLKTGTGKKVTSKKQAVAIGLSEARKEGAKVPKKKS; translated from the coding sequence ATGGCAAAGTATTCAGAAAAGGCATCTGATAAGGTAGAAAAATCGATGCACGAGATGAAAGAAGGAAAGTTAAAAACTGGAACAGGCAAGAAGGTAACCTCTAAAAAACAAGCAGTGGCGATTGGATTGTCGGAAGCTAGGAAAGAGGGAGCCAAAGTTCCAAAAAAGAAATCTTGA